In Bacilli bacterium, one genomic interval encodes:
- a CDS encoding helix-turn-helix transcriptional regulator: MGNPMYVDKLLEQRIDELDLTPREKEIATYWALDYDYRQIGKALHISENTVRTVIGKINLKMHVNSKASFLLKIFGVI; encoded by the coding sequence ATGGGAAATCCGATGTATGTCGACAAACTGTTGGAGCAGCGCATTGACGAATTGGACTTGACCCCAAGAGAAAAAGAAATCGCCACTTACTGGGCGTTGGATTATGATTACAGGCAAATCGGCAAAGCGTTGCATATCAGTGAAAATACCGTGAGAACTGTTATCGGCAAAATCAACTTAAAGATGCACGTCAACTCCAAAGCATCGTTTTTGCTAAAAATTTTTGGCGTTATCTAA
- the groL gene encoding chaperonin GroEL (60 kDa chaperone family; promotes refolding of misfolded polypeptides especially under stressful conditions; forms two stacked rings of heptamers to form a barrel-shaped 14mer; ends can be capped by GroES; misfolded proteins enter the barrel where they are refolded when GroES binds): MAKQILFSEDARRAMLRGVDALANAVKVTLGPKGRNVVLEKKFGSPLITNDGVTIAKEIELQDPFENMGAQLVKEVATKTNDVAGDGTTTATVLAQAMIREGLKNVTSGANPMVIRKGIEKAVNAAVEELKKIAKPIEGKQSIAQVAAISSGDEELGQLIADAMDKVGNDGVVTVEESKGIVTELEVVEGMQFDRGYTSAYMVTDTDKMEAVLENPYILITDKKISNIQEILPILEKVVQSGKQLLIIAEDVEGEAQATLVVNKLRGTFTCVSVKAPGFGDRRKAMLGDIAALTGGQVITEELGLDLKSATLDQLGSARLVRVTKENTIIVDGAGDKKDIGARINQIKAQLEETTSDFDREKLQERLAKLSGGVAVIKVGAATETEMKERKLRIEDALNSTRAAVEEGIVSGGGTALVNVSKAVQAVNASGDEKTGVNIVLRALEEPVRIIAANAGVEGSVVVERLKGESAGVGYNAATGEWVNMISAGIVDPAKVTRSALQNAASVAAMFLTTESVVADIPEKEKAAPAMPDMGGMM; this comes from the coding sequence ATGGCTAAGCAAATTTTGTTCAGTGAAGATGCTCGCCGCGCCATGCTTCGCGGTGTAGACGCACTGGCGAATGCCGTCAAAGTGACCCTTGGCCCGAAAGGCCGCAATGTGGTGCTGGAGAAAAAATTCGGCAGCCCGCTCATTACAAATGATGGCGTGACAATTGCGAAAGAAATCGAACTGCAGGATCCGTTTGAAAACATGGGCGCGCAGCTCGTTAAAGAAGTAGCGACGAAAACAAACGATGTCGCCGGAGACGGTACAACTACCGCGACCGTGCTTGCGCAAGCGATGATTCGCGAAGGTTTGAAAAACGTAACATCCGGCGCAAACCCGATGGTGATCCGCAAAGGCATTGAAAAAGCGGTAAACGCAGCCGTGGAAGAATTGAAAAAAATCGCGAAGCCGATTGAAGGCAAACAGTCGATTGCGCAAGTTGCGGCCATTTCTTCCGGCGACGAAGAGTTGGGCCAACTGATCGCCGACGCAATGGATAAGGTTGGCAACGACGGCGTTGTAACCGTGGAAGAGTCCAAAGGGATCGTCACCGAGCTGGAAGTTGTCGAAGGGATGCAATTCGACCGTGGCTACACTTCGGCCTACATGGTTACCGATACGGACAAGATGGAAGCGGTTCTGGAAAATCCGTACATCCTGATTACCGATAAAAAGATCTCGAACATTCAGGAAATTTTGCCGATTCTTGAGAAAGTCGTACAATCCGGCAAACAGCTGTTGATCATCGCGGAAGATGTTGAAGGCGAAGCGCAAGCAACCCTCGTCGTCAATAAACTGCGCGGCACATTTACTTGCGTATCCGTCAAAGCACCCGGCTTCGGCGACCGCCGCAAGGCAATGCTTGGCGATATCGCCGCTCTGACCGGCGGGCAAGTCATTACGGAAGAGCTTGGCCTTGACCTGAAATCCGCTACGCTGGATCAACTGGGTAGCGCGCGTCTGGTCCGTGTGACGAAAGAAAACACGATCATCGTCGACGGCGCTGGCGACAAGAAAGACATCGGCGCTCGCATCAACCAAATCAAAGCGCAACTGGAAGAAACCACTTCCGATTTCGACCGCGAAAAGCTGCAAGAGCGCCTGGCGAAACTGTCCGGCGGCGTAGCCGTCATCAAAGTCGGCGCAGCAACCGAAACCGAAATGAAAGAGCGCAAATTGCGCATCGAGGACGCGTTAAACTCCACGCGCGCCGCTGTGGAGGAAGGCATCGTATCCGGCGGCGGCACGGCGCTCGTGAATGTTTCGAAAGCTGTGCAAGCCGTTAACGCAAGCGGCGACGAAAAAACCGGCGTCAACATCGTGCTGCGCGCACTGGAAGAACCGGTTCGCATTATCGCCGCAAATGCCGGCGTAGAAGGCTCCGTTGTGGTTGAACGCCTGAAAGGCGAAAGCGCAGGAGTCGGATACAACGCCGCAACCGGCGAATGGGTGAACATGATCTCCGCCGGTATCGTCGACCCGGCGAAAGTAACCCGCTCCGCGTTGCAGAACGCCGCTTCCGTTGCAGCCATGTTCCTCACCACGGAATCGGTTGTCGCCGACATTCCGGAAAAGGAAAAAGCCGCACCGGCTATGCCTGACATGGGCGGCATGATGTAA
- the groES gene encoding co-chaperone GroES, which produces MIKPLGDRVVIEAVAKEETTASGIVLPDTAKEKPQEGKVIAVGSGTLKDGVRVPLEVKEGDRVLFSKYAGTEVKYEGRELLIMRESDILAVLA; this is translated from the coding sequence ATGATTAAACCGTTGGGCGATCGCGTAGTCATCGAAGCTGTTGCCAAAGAAGAAACGACTGCTAGCGGGATCGTTCTTCCCGACACCGCCAAGGAAAAGCCGCAAGAAGGCAAAGTAATTGCCGTCGGCAGCGGAACGTTGAAGGACGGTGTGCGCGTTCCTCTGGAAGTAAAAGAAGGAGACCGCGTGCTATTCTCCAAATACGCGGGAACCGAAGTGAAATATGAAGGCCGCGAATTGCTCATCATGCGCGAGAGCGATATATTGGCCGTACTGGCATAA
- the tatC gene encoding twin-arginine translocase subunit TatC, translating to MTFFEHLGELRKRIIWVLIVFSVVTIAGMAFADPVIRYLQKAAPIPDLQWNVFSPWDAVRIYMQFAFAIGIVVTLPFTLYQLWAFIKPGLRKVEQQATLRYIPAGILLFVIGFCFAYFVVFPMAMYFTRVMSTKLGLRETYGITQYFSFMFNIIFPISLLFEMPIIVMFLTRLRLLNPKRLGRLRRYAYLILLIVGAIITPPDLVSAVLVTIPLILLYEFSVWLSRIIYRKQLAEDLARERETDADEDAEPDAETDA from the coding sequence ATGACGTTTTTTGAGCACCTGGGTGAACTGCGCAAGCGGATCATCTGGGTCCTTATTGTGTTTTCCGTCGTCACGATTGCCGGTATGGCGTTTGCCGATCCGGTTATCCGTTATTTGCAGAAGGCCGCTCCGATACCGGACTTGCAATGGAATGTGTTTTCCCCCTGGGACGCGGTGCGCATCTACATGCAGTTTGCCTTCGCAATCGGCATCGTCGTCACTTTGCCGTTTACTTTGTACCAACTGTGGGCGTTTATCAAGCCGGGCTTGCGCAAAGTGGAACAACAAGCGACGCTCCGATATATTCCGGCGGGCATCCTGCTGTTTGTCATCGGGTTTTGTTTTGCCTACTTTGTTGTTTTTCCGATGGCGATGTATTTTACCCGGGTCATGTCGACCAAACTTGGCCTGCGCGAAACGTACGGGATCACACAATATTTTTCCTTTATGTTCAATATCATTTTTCCGATTTCGCTGCTTTTTGAAATGCCAATCATCGTCATGTTTCTGACGCGATTGCGGCTGCTCAATCCAAAGCGGCTGGGACGGTTGCGCCGTTATGCTTACTTGATTCTGCTGATCGTCGGAGCGATTATCACGCCGCCGGATCTCGTTTCCGCCGTCCTTGTCACGATCCCCTTGATTTTGCTCTATGAATTCAGCGTTTGGCTGTCTCGCATCATATACCGCAAACAATTGGCGGAGGATTTGGCGCGCGAGCGGGAAACCGATGCGGATGAAGATGCGGAGCCCGACGCGGAGACAGATGCGTAA
- a CDS encoding twin-arginine translocase TatA/TatE family subunit gives MLSNIGPATFLLIVIVALLLFGPNKLPELGKALGKTLREFKKGAKDIMDDEEPRQNPRKEISVDRIEAGSGETAGKTVGDAAKDHERLPD, from the coding sequence ATGCTGAGCAATATCGGGCCTGCGACTTTTTTGCTGATTGTCATCGTGGCGCTTTTGCTGTTCGGCCCCAATAAGCTTCCGGAATTGGGCAAAGCGCTTGGCAAAACGCTGCGGGAGTTCAAGAAGGGCGCAAAAGACATTATGGACGATGAGGAACCGCGCCAAAATCCCCGGAAAGAAATCAGCGTCGACCGGATTGAGGCGGGAAGCGGCGAGACCGCTGGCAAGACCGTCGGCGATGCCGCCAAAGATCACGAAAGACTGCCGGACTAA